Part of the Leucoraja erinacea ecotype New England chromosome 15, Leri_hhj_1, whole genome shotgun sequence genome, actgataaagacctccaggaacctctgggaaccgcacggaaaccatgggtgaggcgcaaagtctccagaggtttacgttcaggtttcctaagtgggacaggggcatagcaaGCAGGGTAAGCACGTGTATGTGGCTGACACATTATCCCGTGTTCCCAGGTGATCGAGCGCCCAGCACACGTCATGGCAGTTGATTTCACTCATCCTTCACATCTGGATACTTTGGTGGTTCGCACGGCAGATGATGCCACCCTGCAGATGCTCACCTCAGTCATCAATCACGGATGGTCTGGCAAACAGTATTCGCTTCCGCTTGCTGTTCAGCCTTACTTTTCTGTCCGAGATGAAGTGGCCATTGAAGGTGGGGTTAACAACAAGGGCCATAAGGCAGTGATCCTGGCTTCACTCCAACAGAAGTACTTTGACACCGTACACGGAGGTCATCCTGGTTCTGAAGCTGCGATACAACGAGCAAAGAGCATGTTTTTCTGGCCTGCCATGTCGGATTATATACGCAACAGGGTGCAGTCCTGCGCTGTGTGCAACAGCATGGCTCCACATCAACAGAAAGAGCCCCTTTTGCAGCATCCGGTTCCTGTCTTGCCGTGGTCTATGGtggctactgacattttcgacTGGCGTGGCAACCAATACTTGGTTCAGGTTGACTCTTACTCCGAGTGGTTTGAGATCGATCTGCTCCCCACAGCTTCTGCTGCGGCGGTCGTCAAGAAACGTGCGAGGCATTTACCGGTCCATGGGGCATCTCA contains:
- the LOC129704095 gene encoding uncharacterized protein K02A2.6-like produces the protein MAVDFTHPSHLDTLVVRTADDATLQMLTSVINHGWSGKQYSLPLAVQPYFSVRDEVAIEGGVNNKGHKAVILASLQQKYFDTVHGGHPGSEAAIQRAKSMFFWPAMSDYIRNRVQSCAVCNSMAPHQQKEPLLQHPVPVLPWSMVATDIFDWRGNQYLVQVDSYSEWFEIDLLPTASAAAVVKKRARHLPVHGASQTLMSFNGGQFTSAFQGLCTLGTIISNDLQWEPPSTPQSKRHITSSPEYLQSNRPAERAVRSAKELMEASIRAESDMFLDLLNLHNIPHDPTSDTMCKVLMIQCHYIS